tttcctgttcttacttttgcaaaaatggcTGCCAAACCAGAAAGGAAAAATGTCAATATCTATGAAAGTAAAAAAGCAATTTCCAAACTGCTGTAAATTCTGATTTACTATTTTATAAGTAATCTATTATGTTTCGGGTGAAAatcctttttaatattttttaaacaGTTAGAACTGCCCTAAATATATGGTTGATGTATTGCATGATGTGAAATATTCATATGAGTTCTATCAATATTCACAGGTGCTAATGGGCAGAAAGGAGAAGTTGGCGAACAAGGACATCCAGGACTTGAAGGGCCACGTGGTTTTCTGGGTCCCAAGGGCCAAACAGGGGAGAGTCCTTTTTTACAACATTCAGCCTTTAGTGTGGGACTTAGCACCAAAGTTTCCACTCCAAATGTACCTATACGCTTCACTAAAGTCTTTTACAATGAGCAACGCCACTATGACGACACAACTGGAAAGTTCACCTGCCATATTAAGGGCCTTTATTTATTCACCTACCATCTCACCGTCTATATGAAGGATGTCAAAATCGGATTGTACAAGAATAACAAACCCATTATGTTTACCTTTGACCAGTTTCAGACAAATAATGTGGATCAGGCCTCAGGCTCCATCCTTCTGGCCTTAGATGTTGGCGATGAAGTTTGGCTGCAGATATATGGGGAGGACTTTGGAGGCATTTATGGAGATAATCTCAATGACTCAACGTTCTCAGGAATTTTGTTGTATCCAAGCTACAAAACCATGTAACTCTGCTCATATCCAATATAAAATGTCCTACAGTCTGTCCAATAGACAATAAAGGCCATGTAAGCAGGTGCCCTATTAAAAATGGCAAATGTATCCCAGTGCTTGCTTTGGTCATCCGCAAGAGTACCCTGACATCACAGTATCAAATGTTGATCTTGTAAATCCCAATGTCTACGTTGGTGATATTGAGGTCAGATTgaaaatgatgtaaaaaaaaaagctggaaaGGGAAAAATGTTACCTCAAAGTTTTGATCTTGTTTTGGTTCTTGCATTGAATGAAATGTTTTTGGTTTTCTCCCAAACCATTGCTTAGTTTGCCGTTACTTACATATTAATTATTCATATACTGTGTTTCCATTTCTAGCCTAAAACTATATATGTTCCTGTGGAAGGGTATTTATCCATGGGAGAAACTTCAAGAGCATTTACCCtacaattaaatttaaaaaaaaaatacaaagtccTAGCATGGTCCTCTAATGTCAAGTTGTTATAAATATTATTTAACAATTCACGGTTACATAAATTTTTTGGAATAGGTGGGTAAATACCGACAAGGCTGTCATTCCGACTGCCAAAGGTTTGTCACCCAGCCGAAACACACAAAAAGACCCTGCCTATAAAGCAGTGAgacattttttaagaattctggttaAACTTAGTGCCTGCCACCTAGAACCTGCACTGGTGTCTATACTGGTGGTCGctcagcttttccagaaacagataaactatttacagataaatcaattaCTGACCTGTTCTTATTTTATGGTGAAATGTTCTTTTAGCATATACAAAGTAATGTACACCTTCACTAAAACATTAGGGTAAGTCCAGACATAACACAGATTTTCTGCCGTGGATGTTGCAGCAAATCCATCGCAAAATCTGAAATATCCGTGTTAAATGTGGATTTTGTTATAGATTTTCCCGCGGATTTCACTCTTTACATTGCACAAATGATAGTAATGTTTATAGAGATTGTATTGTAGAATAGAATGTGTCACTGAGAATATGCAGTGTCCTCCACGGTCATTCAGTTTTTTGACGTGTGACAATTTTCTTCTTTAAAAACTTGTTTTATTGCTATGTAAAGAGCTTTGTCCTCAGAGCTGCATGCAAGAACTCTGCTAAGAAAAGTATGAGCTCCCTCTCTGTCTTACTCTCTCCCCCAATCTTCTGAAGCTGCTCTTAGTTGCATAATGTTAACATCATCTATATTGTATTAGTatgggcatacctcccaa
This genomic stretch from Rhinoderma darwinii isolate aRhiDar2 chromosome 4, aRhiDar2.hap1, whole genome shotgun sequence harbors:
- the ADIPOQ gene encoding adiponectin, coding for MLVLHSVYTLLILVPLCILAEDDPTQPQRNPCANWMGGAPGYPGHNGLPGRDGKEGKEGVKGERGEPGANGQKGEVGEQGHPGLEGPRGFLGPKGQTGESPFLQHSAFSVGLSTKVSTPNVPIRFTKVFYNEQRHYDDTTGKFTCHIKGLYLFTYHLTVYMKDVKIGLYKNNKPIMFTFDQFQTNNVDQASGSILLALDVGDEVWLQIYGEDFGGIYGDNLNDSTFSGILLYPSYKTM